The nucleotide sequence CGCGTTCAAACTCAGTGGCGCCATCGCCATTTCCAACCGCAACCCTTTGGGCGCAACCCGGGCGGTCGTGCGTCACCTGCAGGCGGGTGACTATGTATTGGTTTTTGTGGAAGGGGCGATTTCCCGCACCGGTCAATTGATGAAAATCCGGCGGGGCTATGAACTTATGGCGCGGCAGGCGGGCGTGCCGGTGGTGCCCGTCGCGCATGATGGTTTGTGGGGATCGGTTTTCTCGTTTTCGGGCAACCGTTACTTGTTCAAATCGCCGCGACTGATGCGCACGCACGTTTACGTGGCCTGGGGTGACCCCGTGCCCGCCGCGGAAATGCCGCCCGAACGACTCCGCCGCGAACTACTCGACCTGGGGAAGCTCGCATTTGACGAACGCCCGCAGCTCAAACGACACCTCGGACGAGAAGTGGTGCGAGGATTGGCGCGCCGACCTTGGCGGGTCGAACTGATCGATCGCACCGCAGCCCGACGCGAGGTGAAAGCAGGACAATTGCTCGCGGCGGCTGCCGCGCTTTCCCGTCACATTCGTCGAACAATTCCCGAAAAACGCGTAGGCATCGTGCTACCGCCAGGGGCAGGGGCGAGCATTGCCAATCTGGCGGTGCTCTGCGCCGGTAAAGTTCCGGTGAATTTGAACTTCACGGCCGGTCGCGCCTCCATTGAGGCCAGTCTGCGATTGGGCGAGGTCTCGACCATTATTTCCGCCCACGCCGTGCGTGAGAAAGTGAAGGAGTTTCCCTGGCCGGATCGCACCCTCGATCTGAGCACCGAGATCCAGACCTTGGGCGGTAAGAAAGCGATTCTACCGTGGCTGCTGGGAGCGTGGTTCCTGCCCAACCAGTGGTTCGCCAACCTGCTCGGTTTGCCCAAGCGCGGCGACACGGACGAGGCTGGCCTGTTGTTCACCAGTGGCAGTTCCGGCGAGCCCAAAGGCGTCGTGCTATCGCACCGCAATATCCTGGCCAATTGCTGGCAAATTTCGTCGCTCTGCATCCTGCCCGATACCGCCACGATGCTGGCGTGTTTGCCGGTGTTTCACTCCTTCGGGTTTACCGTCACCCTGTGGTATCCGATGATGCGTGGTTGCCACGTGGTCACGGTGCCGAGCCCGCTCGACACCCGCCGAATTATCGAGGCGATTCGAGAGGAGTCGGCCACGGTTTTGATCGGAGCCCCCACCTTCCTGCGGCCATTGGTCAAACGGGCGGAACCCGCCGATTTGCGTTCCCTGGACCTGGTGGTGTCGGGGGCGGAGAAGATGCCGCTCGATCTCTTTACGACGGTAAAAGAGAAATTCCACATCGAGATCATGCAGGGCTATGGTCTAACCGAGACCACCCCAGCTGCCAACATCAACCAACCTCACCCGCTTTTGCCGGCGACCCCCGGAGCCGAACCGCAGGTGGGCAAACGCCTGGGCGCGGTGGGGCGGATGATGCCGGGCATGACCGCACGTATTCTTCATCCCGATACGATGACAGAGCTGCCGTTCACGGAACAGGGCCTGGTCGTGTTTCGCGGCGGCAATGTTTTTGCGGGTTATCTCAAGAATCCGGAGAAAACCGCCGAAGCCTTCCATGGTGATTGGTTTGTTACCGGCGACTTGGGAC is from Synoicihabitans lomoniglobus and encodes:
- a CDS encoding AMP-binding protein; protein product: MSETPRFKRSTLPWILEAIVALIAGCLYRVRSSSTEGLPTGGALIAANHLSYVDVIALQLACPRPLRFVGYQGMRDSNWFFRLAFKLSGAIAISNRNPLGATRAVVRHLQAGDYVLVFVEGAISRTGQLMKIRRGYELMARQAGVPVVPVAHDGLWGSVFSFSGNRYLFKSPRLMRTHVYVAWGDPVPAAEMPPERLRRELLDLGKLAFDERPQLKRHLGREVVRGLARRPWRVELIDRTAARREVKAGQLLAAAAALSRHIRRTIPEKRVGIVLPPGAGASIANLAVLCAGKVPVNLNFTAGRASIEASLRLGEVSTIISAHAVREKVKEFPWPDRTLDLSTEIQTLGGKKAILPWLLGAWFLPNQWFANLLGLPKRGDTDEAGLLFTSGSSGEPKGVVLSHRNILANCWQISSLCILPDTATMLACLPVFHSFGFTVTLWYPMMRGCHVVTVPSPLDTRRIIEAIREESATVLIGAPTFLRPLVKRAEPADLRSLDLVVSGAEKMPLDLFTTVKEKFHIEIMQGYGLTETTPAANINQPHPLLPATPGAEPQVGKRLGAVGRMMPGMTARILHPDTMTELPFTEQGLVVFRGGNVFAGYLKNPEKTAEAFHGDWFVTGDLGRFDEDGFLYIEGRLSRFSKIGGEMVPHGTIEQRIIDVFDLDQSEGYVIAVVGVPDANKGEALVLLTTMELASDELRDRLMAAGLPALWVPRTVSQIDAIPVLGTGKLDLKGCKELATAVAANKS